A portion of the Adhaeribacter radiodurans genome contains these proteins:
- a CDS encoding NAD(P)H-dependent oxidoreductase translates to MKPNDDNARLPVDQRPFRVLIISGSDRRQYNCPGVDSKSRALMLQMADMLPPEWEIDYEDLGNVYGRARIQSCNACVSTSMALCVWPCNCYEKNSSSEPDLLWDVDLYARLDMADAWAIIGPINWYGPTSNLKLMFDRLVCMNGGNPDENTIDHKDPEKAMELEHQEKWQSMSQNHLEGRTAAFFCYGDEGGDEMDKTGRPKILRHKQYFDPQAEPYAHERDAYAPLVWQCRYGGVEVPDNLWVHCTSGKGRKYSDNQAEDMIQEQEFMATFNQWVQEFTLFVAEKGKVPPNQYRAYGYERPNNLLKELKTGIRAWKLRFGLEPENSSNQVQKELGINDDTTLNPKKSEGEKLRNK, encoded by the coding sequence ATGAAACCCAACGATGATAATGCCAGATTACCCGTGGATCAACGGCCCTTTCGCGTGCTAATAATTTCGGGTTCGGATAGGCGCCAGTATAATTGCCCCGGCGTAGATAGTAAATCCAGGGCCTTAATGTTGCAAATGGCGGATATGCTGCCACCCGAATGGGAAATAGATTACGAAGATTTAGGCAACGTGTATGGTCGGGCCCGGATTCAAAGCTGCAATGCCTGCGTATCTACCTCTATGGCTTTATGCGTTTGGCCGTGTAATTGTTACGAAAAAAACAGCTCCTCGGAACCGGATTTACTTTGGGATGTAGATCTGTACGCGCGCCTGGATATGGCAGATGCCTGGGCGATTATTGGTCCGATAAACTGGTATGGCCCTACCAGCAATCTAAAATTAATGTTCGACCGATTGGTGTGCATGAATGGCGGCAACCCAGACGAAAACACCATCGACCACAAAGATCCGGAAAAAGCCATGGAATTAGAACACCAGGAAAAATGGCAGTCCATGAGCCAGAACCATTTGGAAGGCCGTACGGCCGCTTTTTTCTGTTACGGCGATGAAGGTGGGGATGAAATGGACAAAACCGGCCGCCCGAAAATACTACGCCACAAACAATATTTTGATCCGCAAGCCGAGCCTTATGCGCACGAACGCGATGCTTATGCCCCCTTAGTCTGGCAATGCCGGTACGGCGGTGTGGAAGTACCGGATAATTTATGGGTACATTGCACCAGTGGTAAAGGACGGAAGTACAGCGATAACCAAGCCGAAGACATGATTCAGGAACAGGAATTTATGGCTACTTTCAACCAATGGGTACAGGAATTTACTTTATTTGTAGCCGAAAAAGGGAAAGTACCGCCTAACCAATACCGCGCTTACGGCTACGAAAGACCTAATAATTTACTAAAAGAACTAAAAACCGGTATCAGAGCCTGGAAATTACGTTTTGGTTTAGAGCCGGAAAATTCTTCTAACCAGGTGCAAAAAGAACTCGGAATAAATGACGACACTACTTTAAATCCTAAAAAAAGTGAAGGCGAAAAATTAAGAAATAAGTAA
- a CDS encoding DUF2490 domain-containing protein has product MGYKLLFGSLLIFLTVKGFSQDRINDKNQLGWYVYEGDHSLGKRWALHTEYQWRRVHFIKSWQQSLARVGFSYRLLPQVKLGTGYTSFITYPFGDFPAADTGEPYPERRFHQDIQLYDTIGYLPITHRFRLEQRWIGQLAENKGKSVQSWEYQNRIRYQIALLIPLQGRSIEGQEWYLNFFDELFIGFGKNVGRNIFNQNRLSGGLGYQFTDDFQVELNYLYQITQHAGAEPISGKSIFEYNQGFRLGISYNLSLIK; this is encoded by the coding sequence TTGGGCTATAAACTACTTTTCGGCAGCCTTTTAATTTTTTTAACGGTTAAGGGTTTTAGTCAGGACCGGATAAATGATAAAAATCAATTGGGCTGGTACGTTTACGAGGGAGACCATTCGTTAGGGAAGCGTTGGGCCTTGCATACCGAGTACCAATGGCGCCGGGTACATTTTATTAAATCGTGGCAGCAATCGTTGGCCCGGGTCGGTTTTTCGTATCGCCTGCTCCCCCAGGTAAAATTGGGAACGGGGTATACTTCCTTTATTACATATCCGTTTGGCGATTTTCCGGCGGCAGATACCGGTGAACCTTACCCGGAGCGCCGTTTTCATCAGGATATTCAATTGTATGATACTATTGGTTATTTGCCAATTACTCACCGGTTTCGGTTGGAACAACGCTGGATTGGGCAATTAGCGGAAAACAAGGGCAAATCGGTACAAAGTTGGGAATACCAGAACCGCATTCGTTACCAAATAGCTTTATTAATACCCTTACAAGGTCGTTCGATTGAAGGCCAGGAATGGTATCTGAATTTTTTTGATGAGTTGTTCATAGGTTTTGGTAAAAATGTTGGCCGCAATATTTTTAATCAGAACCGTTTATCAGGCGGTTTAGGTTACCAGTTTACCGATGATTTTCAGGTAGAATTAAATTACCTGTATCAAATAACCCAGCATGCCGGAGCAGAACCCATTTCAGGAAAATCTATTTTTGAATACAACCAAGGTTTCCGGTTGGGAATTTCCTATAACTTATCGCTGATAAAATAA
- a CDS encoding mercuric reductase, which yields MEHYQAVIIGSGQGGTPLAKKLAQAGWKTALIEKNLVGGTCVNVGCTPTKTMIASAKVANTLAQAEKWGIEVNSFQVNLPKIIARKTQVVEKFRGGSQKGLENTANLSLIFGEASFVNQKQILIQLKTGGSQTITADKIFIDAGTRPAVPDIPGLQEVDYFTSTTLMESEQLPEHLVIIGGGYIGLEFGQMYRRFGSQVTILDHNDHFLDHEDEDIAAEVQTFLQDEGIQIYTQAKTSKVVKNKEQISLTVNIASQETEITCSHILLAAGRTPNTDTLNLQAAGVKTTAKGYIEVNNKLETTTPHIYALGDITGEAKFTHISYNDYVILYHNLLENKEETTTNRLVPYCMFTDPQVGRVGLSESDARKKKLNFKVAKLPMSQVARAIETGDTRGLIKAIIDSNNGQILGATVVGQEGGEIMSLLQMAMVGKVNYTILKEMILAHPLYAEALNNLFLTLDKSE from the coding sequence ATGGAACATTATCAGGCTGTTATAATTGGTTCCGGTCAAGGCGGTACGCCGCTCGCTAAAAAACTGGCTCAGGCTGGTTGGAAAACGGCGTTGATTGAAAAAAACCTGGTGGGCGGTACCTGCGTGAACGTTGGTTGTACTCCCACTAAAACCATGATCGCTTCGGCTAAAGTAGCAAATACCCTTGCGCAGGCAGAGAAATGGGGCATCGAGGTAAATAGCTTTCAGGTAAATCTGCCTAAAATAATTGCCCGAAAAACCCAGGTAGTTGAAAAATTTCGCGGTGGCTCCCAGAAAGGCCTGGAAAACACCGCTAATCTATCTTTAATTTTCGGGGAAGCTTCATTTGTGAACCAGAAACAAATTCTTATTCAACTAAAAACAGGTGGTTCCCAAACCATTACTGCCGATAAAATTTTTATTGATGCGGGTACTCGCCCTGCGGTGCCGGATATCCCGGGATTACAAGAGGTGGATTACTTTACTTCTACCACCCTAATGGAAAGTGAACAATTGCCGGAACACCTGGTAATTATTGGCGGAGGTTATATTGGCTTGGAGTTTGGACAAATGTACCGTCGTTTTGGCAGTCAGGTTACTATTTTAGACCACAACGATCACTTTCTGGACCACGAAGACGAAGATATAGCCGCTGAAGTACAAACGTTTTTGCAGGACGAAGGTATTCAGATTTATACGCAGGCAAAAACCAGTAAAGTAGTTAAAAATAAAGAACAAATTTCTTTAACTGTAAACATAGCAAGTCAGGAAACCGAAATAACCTGCTCGCATATTTTATTAGCCGCCGGCCGAACTCCTAATACGGATACCTTAAACCTGCAAGCCGCTGGGGTAAAAACTACTGCCAAAGGGTATATAGAAGTAAATAATAAGCTCGAAACCACCACTCCTCATATTTATGCTTTAGGCGATATAACCGGTGAAGCAAAATTTACCCACATCTCCTATAATGATTACGTTATCTTGTACCATAATTTATTGGAGAATAAAGAAGAAACAACCACTAACCGCCTGGTTCCTTACTGCATGTTTACCGATCCGCAAGTAGGCCGGGTAGGATTATCAGAATCGGATGCTCGAAAGAAAAAATTAAATTTTAAAGTAGCAAAGCTGCCCATGAGCCAGGTTGCCCGCGCCATTGAAACAGGTGATACGCGCGGTTTAATAAAAGCTATAATAGACAGCAATAACGGTCAGATTTTAGGCGCTACGGTAGTAGGGCAGGAGGGGGGCGAAATAATGTCGTTGTTGCAAATGGCTATGGTCGGAAAAGTAAATTATACAATTCTGAAAGAAATGATTTTAGCTCATCCTTTGTACGCCGAGGCACTGAATAATCTTTTTTTAACCTTAGATAAATCCGAGTAA
- a CDS encoding sterol desaturase family protein, giving the protein MKIIFPKFDKLGMPLLGLAAATFFIIETKKQLRKRTRPKTERIIENGAVAAVALPALRLLLLPGMYAAARLAQKKNFGLLNWLPLPKWLRYAAGFLLLDYTNYFWHVLLHQSNLLWRFHNIHHMDLDMDLSTAWRFHIGENIFSLPYRSAAAALLGVPGSLVLFYEVIFEGCTAFHHSNIRLPYEAERRLNWVLVTPRMHGIHHSIVARETNSNFSVIFSWWDRLHQSLRLNVPQNEITIGVPAYRDPKEQSPKQLFLLPFTQQRPWHLPDGTVPEREELYPPHHLCP; this is encoded by the coding sequence ATGAAAATTATATTTCCAAAATTTGACAAGTTAGGCATGCCTTTGCTAGGTTTAGCCGCGGCTACTTTCTTTATAATTGAAACCAAAAAACAACTCCGGAAACGTACCCGTCCCAAAACAGAACGCATAATAGAGAATGGCGCGGTAGCCGCTGTTGCACTGCCGGCTTTGCGCTTATTGTTGCTGCCAGGAATGTATGCTGCTGCCAGGCTGGCCCAAAAGAAAAATTTTGGTTTACTTAATTGGTTGCCATTACCCAAATGGCTGCGTTATGCAGCGGGCTTCTTGCTACTCGATTACACCAATTATTTCTGGCATGTGTTGCTGCACCAATCCAATTTATTGTGGCGCTTTCATAACATCCATCACATGGACCTGGATATGGATCTTTCCACTGCCTGGCGATTTCACATCGGGGAAAATATTTTCTCTTTACCTTACCGGAGTGCGGCGGCGGCACTATTAGGGGTACCCGGTTCCTTGGTTTTGTTTTATGAAGTAATTTTTGAAGGTTGCACGGCCTTTCATCATTCCAACATACGGCTACCCTACGAAGCAGAACGCCGCCTAAACTGGGTGCTGGTAACTCCCCGGATGCACGGCATTCATCATTCTATTGTGGCCAGAGAAACCAATAGCAATTTCTCGGTAATATTTTCGTGGTGGGACCGCCTGCATCAATCACTCCGGTTAAACGTGCCCCAAAATGAAATTACTATCGGTGTGCCGGCTTACCGCGACCCAAAAGAACAATCGCCTAAACAGCTCTTTCTACTGCCTTTTACCCAACAGCGTCCCTGGCATTTACCCGATGGCACCGTGCCTGAGCGAGAAGAACTGTACCCACCTCACCACTTATGCCCTTAA
- a CDS encoding erythromycin esterase family protein has protein sequence MAATTVNPQSLTNSFYKLEGIQDLDPLLERIGEAKFVLLGEASHGTHEYYTWRAEISKRLIQEKNFSCIAVEGDWPDCFEINRWIKAYPGTPNTILEVLNNFNRWPTWMWANWEISALAQWMRNYNDQLAPEKKIGFYGLDVYSLWESMRIIVDYLEKEDPEAASYARKAIDCFEPYGEEDAYAARLGSIKKTCREEVLRLLLEVKEKAPQYDHAPEAGLNAEINALVAANGEKYYRTMASFGGNSWNVRDQHMVETLNTILNYLGADAKVIVWEHNTHIGDARATDMVDDGDINVGQLIREQHRAEEVVLVGFGSYEGTVIAGRGWDAPMQKMLVPPAIKGSVEEKLHALSPENKLLLFNKNPGSIELFKGWLGHRAIGVVYNPDRERGNYVPTKLTERYDAFLYLDKTRALHPLHLKPQGHLTPETFPFGM, from the coding sequence ATGGCAGCAACTACCGTAAATCCACAAAGCCTAACTAATTCTTTTTATAAATTGGAAGGTATCCAAGACCTGGACCCGTTGTTGGAAAGAATTGGCGAGGCTAAGTTCGTGTTGCTCGGGGAAGCTTCTCATGGAACCCACGAATATTATACCTGGCGGGCAGAAATATCGAAGAGGCTCATTCAGGAAAAAAATTTTTCATGTATTGCCGTAGAAGGCGATTGGCCAGATTGTTTTGAAATAAACCGTTGGATAAAAGCTTATCCGGGTACTCCAAACACCATTCTGGAAGTTTTAAATAATTTTAATCGTTGGCCTACCTGGATGTGGGCCAACTGGGAAATAAGCGCCTTGGCGCAGTGGATGCGAAATTACAACGACCAACTTGCTCCGGAAAAGAAAATTGGGTTTTATGGTTTAGATGTTTACAGTTTGTGGGAGTCTATGAGAATTATTGTGGATTATCTGGAAAAAGAAGATCCGGAAGCGGCCTCGTATGCCAGAAAAGCCATAGACTGTTTTGAGCCTTACGGCGAAGAAGACGCATACGCTGCCCGCTTGGGTTCTATTAAAAAAACCTGCCGCGAAGAGGTGTTACGTTTATTGTTAGAAGTAAAAGAAAAAGCCCCCCAGTACGACCATGCTCCCGAAGCCGGTTTAAATGCCGAAATTAATGCCTTGGTAGCAGCCAACGGCGAAAAATATTATAGAACTATGGCTTCTTTTGGTGGCAATTCCTGGAATGTACGCGACCAACACATGGTAGAAACCCTGAATACCATTCTCAATTACCTTGGGGCAGATGCTAAAGTAATAGTGTGGGAGCACAACACCCACATTGGCGATGCACGTGCTACCGACATGGTCGACGATGGTGACATTAACGTGGGGCAACTAATACGGGAACAGCATCGGGCCGAAGAAGTAGTATTGGTAGGGTTTGGATCGTACGAAGGTACTGTAATTGCCGGCCGGGGTTGGGATGCGCCAATGCAAAAAATGCTGGTTCCGCCTGCCATTAAAGGTAGCGTTGAAGAAAAACTACATGCGCTTTCACCAGAAAACAAGCTTTTACTATTTAATAAAAACCCGGGATCGATAGAGTTATTTAAGGGCTGGCTTGGACATCGGGCGATTGGGGTAGTGTATAACCCAGACCGGGAAAGAGGAAATTACGTTCCAACTAAATTAACGGAGCGCTACGATGCTTTCTTGTACCTAGATAAAACGCGAGCTTTGCATCCTTTGCATTTAAAGCCACAAGGCCATTTAACGCCGGAAACTTTTCCTTTCGGGATGTAA